Proteins encoded together in one Yersinia mollaretii ATCC 43969 window:
- the hdeB gene encoding acid-activated periplasmic chaperone HdeB, which produces MLYKSLLNIIIAILSFVAISTVFAASSPTTPADMTCKEFLDLNPKSMTPVAFWVINKDTQFKKGDAVDFQEIDTVYTPKIMDMCKKSPDKKVAAMSDMRKEMEEATNKKSM; this is translated from the coding sequence ATGTTGTATAAATCATTGCTTAATATTATCATTGCAATACTCTCGTTCGTAGCAATTAGTACCGTATTTGCTGCATCATCCCCCACCACTCCTGCCGATATGACCTGCAAGGAATTCCTGGATCTGAATCCCAAAAGTATGACCCCCGTTGCTTTCTGGGTTATTAATAAGGATACCCAATTTAAAAAGGGGGACGCTGTCGATTTCCAGGAGATAGATACGGTCTACACACCCAAAATCATGGACATGTGTAAAAAATCACCCGACAAAAAGGTGGCCGCTATGTCCGACATGAGAAAAGAGATGGAGGAGGCGACTAACAAGAAGTCAATGTAA
- a CDS encoding sensor domain-containing diguanylate cyclase, translated as MSLFSSYHNHLNALAKRVFGWHQKGRPVKRESGNNELSNLQLDVLLNAEKQVAIITTDLDNCITIFNVGAERMFGYSRDEVLGRPIRDILYIPENGEAQPELDYLLLNRRDASEWCYQRKEGTRFWGALSVHEITSDSDTTVGYISVIADVSERKTLLIALEESQQMMDRLTKNLPAMIYAYYLNSDGDSYFKYCSEGVRKIFDLSPDDVLYVPREKNPLFSRIHTDDMAMLKQAVAISQKNLSVWSCNFRVVLPGKGTHWLHGESFPTRQDDGSVIWYGSFFDITELKQSESILKALSQTDVLTGVANRRHFDDLYQRIWQKNRIEGGTLSVLMIDFDNFKSFNDLYGHAMGDVCLKSIVETLSKSIRGGSDILARYGGEEFIVLLAPSTPTDAKTIAERMRHSIEELDIPHGMSPHGRVTISIGAASISAPDEHIAATDLSGAADKALYRAKTSGKNRVETVILN; from the coding sequence ATGTCTTTGTTTTCTTCTTATCATAACCACCTGAATGCTTTAGCTAAGAGAGTCTTTGGCTGGCATCAAAAAGGCAGGCCAGTGAAAAGAGAGAGTGGAAATAATGAATTATCTAACCTTCAACTGGATGTTTTACTGAATGCTGAAAAACAGGTCGCCATCATTACGACCGACTTGGATAACTGCATCACGATATTTAATGTCGGAGCAGAGAGAATGTTTGGCTATTCGAGAGATGAGGTGTTGGGACGCCCTATTCGGGATATCTTGTACATTCCAGAAAATGGTGAGGCACAACCTGAGCTAGATTATTTATTGCTCAACCGACGCGATGCCAGTGAGTGGTGCTACCAGCGTAAAGAGGGCACACGATTTTGGGGGGCACTCAGTGTTCACGAAATAACATCTGATAGCGACACTACGGTTGGCTATATCAGCGTCATTGCAGATGTTTCAGAAAGAAAAACCCTGTTGATCGCATTAGAAGAGAGTCAGCAGATGATGGACCGGCTCACTAAAAATCTGCCTGCGATGATTTATGCTTACTATTTAAATAGTGACGGTGACTCCTATTTTAAATATTGCAGCGAGGGCGTGCGGAAAATATTTGACCTTTCACCGGACGATGTTTTGTATGTTCCCAGAGAGAAAAATCCGCTGTTTAGCCGCATTCACACTGACGATATGGCGATGTTAAAACAGGCAGTTGCCATTTCTCAGAAAAATCTATCTGTATGGAGCTGCAACTTCCGCGTGGTATTACCGGGAAAGGGAACGCATTGGCTCCACGGTGAGTCTTTCCCCACTCGTCAGGATGATGGCTCAGTGATTTGGTATGGCTCGTTTTTTGATATTACGGAGCTTAAGCAGTCTGAATCAATCCTCAAGGCGTTGTCACAAACTGATGTGTTGACTGGCGTCGCGAATCGTCGTCACTTTGATGACCTCTATCAGCGCATCTGGCAGAAGAATCGTATTGAGGGTGGAACACTGTCAGTATTGATGATTGATTTTGACAATTTCAAAAGTTTTAACGATCTCTATGGGCATGCGATGGGGGATGTCTGTCTGAAATCAATCGTTGAAACATTGTCAAAATCTATTCGAGGTGGCTCCGATATTTTGGCCCGCTATGGTGGTGAGGAATTTATTGTCTTGTTGGCACCGAGTACACCCACTGACGCGAAGACCATTGCGGAGCGCATGCGTCACTCTATTGAAGAGCTGGATATTCCTCATGGAATGTCACCGCATGGGCGAGTGACCATCAGTATTGGCGCAGCATCGATATCGGCCCCAGATGAGCACATTGCAGCAACGGACCTGTCGGGTGCAGCAGATAAAGCACTATATCGTGCGAAAACTTCGGGGAAAAACCGTGTTGAGACAGTCATACTGAACTGA
- a CDS encoding PA4780 family RIO1-like protein kinase: MKIPKRIQPLVDDGLVDEVIRRLKSGKEADVYVVRCGSDIRCAKVYKEAENRSFKQAVQYQEGRKVRNSRDARAMAKGSKFGRKQQEDTWQTAEVDALYLLANAGVRVPQPYACLDGVLLMELVTDADGLAAPRLSDVPFTKEQALIDHAVMIQYVVRMLCAGLVHGDLSEFNVLIDKDGPVIIDLPQAVNAAANNHAKAMLQRDVANMTHYYGQYAPELLDRKYAKEMWALYEDGKLHPETQLTGEFAESTEAADVEGVLEEIKAVIAEEQERLREAQDPY; encoded by the coding sequence ATGAAAATTCCAAAACGAATCCAACCGCTGGTTGATGACGGCTTGGTTGACGAAGTCATCCGTCGTTTGAAGAGTGGCAAAGAAGCTGATGTCTATGTTGTCCGTTGTGGATCGGATATCCGCTGCGCTAAAGTTTACAAAGAAGCTGAAAACCGCAGTTTCAAACAAGCCGTCCAATATCAGGAGGGGCGTAAGGTTCGCAATAGCCGTGACGCCCGAGCCATGGCCAAAGGCTCTAAGTTTGGTCGCAAGCAGCAAGAAGACACGTGGCAAACTGCCGAGGTGGATGCGTTATACCTGTTAGCCAACGCAGGTGTTCGTGTGCCACAACCCTATGCCTGTCTTGATGGTGTTTTGCTGATGGAGCTGGTCACTGATGCGGACGGCCTTGCGGCACCTCGGCTCAGCGACGTTCCATTTACCAAAGAGCAAGCTTTGATTGACCATGCGGTGATGATCCAATATGTGGTGCGAATGCTTTGTGCCGGCTTGGTCCATGGTGACTTATCAGAGTTTAATGTCTTAATCGACAAAGATGGCCCAGTCATTATCGATTTACCACAAGCGGTCAATGCAGCAGCTAACAACCACGCTAAAGCCATGCTACAGCGTGATGTTGCGAATATGACCCATTATTATGGTCAATACGCGCCTGAACTGCTCGACCGTAAATATGCCAAAGAGATGTGGGCACTCTATGAAGATGGCAAGTTGCATCCTGAGACCCAACTGACTGGCGAGTTTGCAGAGAGTACCGAAGCGGCAGATGTTGAGGGTGTGCTAGAGGAAATTAAAGCGGTTATCGCAGAAGAGCAGGAACGTCTGCGTGAAGCTCAAGATCCCTATTAA
- a CDS encoding ABC transporter ATP-binding protein: MLRRFFSYYTPYKGLFYLDFGCAILAGLLELSFPMAVKLFIDKLLPNQDWVLIVWAAAGLLLIYLLNTALMAIVNYWGHALGVGIETDMRRQAFSHLQKLSFSYYDNVKTGHIITHVTKDLEEVGEIAHHGPEDLFIAVMTFIGAFILMASVHLPLAMLTIIIVPFMTYLVSRYGSQMTETWRKLFGQVGNFNARIEESIGGIRVVKAFANESHEKKLFAKDNENYRTTKLRAYRIMTTSMTMSYLSTRLVQLIVMVAGTWYVVHDQLSYGGFVGFLLLVEVFFRPVAKITSVLESYPKGIAGFKRFTQLIDTLPDIVDQPNARPVGHLRGDICYQDVSFGYSPQNKIFTHLNLQIRAGETVAFVGPSGAGKTTLCSLLPRFYELDGGAITIDGINIRDMTQQSLRNNIGIVQQDVFLFGGSIRENIAYGKLDASDDEIMAAAKQARLDELIESLPDGLDTVVGERGVKLSGGQKQRLSIARIFLKNPPILILDEATSALDTATEQAIQLALTELSQGRTTLVIAHRLATIQNADRIIVVDKEGIVEQGDHHELLARKGAYARLHRAQFSAA; this comes from the coding sequence ATGCTCCGCCGTTTCTTTTCTTACTACACCCCCTATAAAGGGCTTTTCTATCTGGATTTCGGTTGTGCAATTCTTGCCGGGCTGTTGGAACTGAGCTTCCCGATGGCTGTAAAATTGTTTATTGATAAGTTACTCCCTAATCAGGATTGGGTGCTCATTGTCTGGGCAGCGGCTGGCCTATTACTGATTTATCTGCTGAATACTGCACTGATGGCAATTGTTAACTATTGGGGCCATGCCCTCGGGGTCGGGATTGAAACCGATATGCGCCGTCAGGCATTCAGCCATCTGCAAAAGCTCTCTTTTAGCTATTACGACAATGTGAAGACCGGACATATCATTACGCATGTCACGAAAGACCTTGAAGAGGTAGGAGAAATTGCCCATCACGGCCCTGAGGATCTTTTTATTGCCGTCATGACCTTTATTGGCGCATTTATCCTGATGGCATCCGTGCATCTGCCACTCGCCATGCTCACCATCATTATCGTGCCGTTTATGACCTATTTGGTCAGCCGCTACGGTTCACAAATGACAGAAACTTGGCGCAAGCTATTTGGTCAAGTGGGTAATTTTAATGCGCGGATTGAAGAGAGTATCGGGGGGATTCGTGTGGTGAAAGCCTTTGCGAACGAATCCCACGAGAAGAAATTATTCGCCAAAGATAACGAAAACTATCGAACCACCAAACTGCGGGCTTACCGCATTATGACCACCAGCATGACCATGAGCTATCTGAGTACCCGTTTGGTGCAGTTGATTGTGATGGTGGCGGGCACGTGGTACGTGGTTCATGATCAGTTAAGTTACGGCGGTTTTGTCGGTTTTCTGCTGCTAGTCGAGGTCTTTTTCCGCCCTGTAGCGAAGATAACGTCGGTGCTGGAAAGTTACCCTAAGGGAATCGCGGGGTTCAAACGATTTACACAGCTAATCGATACACTGCCCGATATCGTCGATCAGCCCAATGCACGCCCGGTAGGCCATCTGCGTGGCGATATTTGTTATCAAGATGTCAGTTTTGGTTATTCACCGCAGAATAAAATTTTCACCCACTTAAATCTGCAAATCCGAGCGGGTGAAACCGTCGCTTTCGTCGGGCCATCTGGGGCCGGGAAGACCACATTATGCTCCCTACTGCCCCGTTTCTACGAACTGGATGGGGGTGCAATTACTATCGATGGTATCAATATTCGTGATATGACTCAGCAGTCACTGCGTAATAATATTGGTATCGTACAGCAGGATGTTTTCTTATTCGGCGGGTCTATCCGTGAAAATATCGCCTATGGCAAGCTGGATGCCAGTGACGATGAAATCATGGCCGCCGCGAAACAAGCTCGACTCGATGAGTTGATTGAAAGCCTGCCTGATGGCCTCGATACGGTTGTCGGTGAGCGCGGTGTGAAATTATCTGGCGGCCAGAAACAGCGCCTATCTATTGCGCGCATCTTCTTGAAAAATCCGCCGATTTTGATTTTAGATGAAGCAACATCGGCGCTAGATACTGCCACAGAGCAAGCTATCCAGCTCGCACTTACTGAGCTATCTCAGGGCCGAACTACGCTGGTAATTGCTCACCGCTTAGCCACCATCCAAAATGCCGACCGTATCATTGTCGTCGATAAGGAAGGGATTGTTGAGCAAGGTGATCATCACGAACTGCTCGCCCGCAAAGGGGCCTATGCCAGATTGCATCGCGCCCAGTTCAGTGCAGCTTGA
- a CDS encoding amino acid permease, with the protein MAASSNKKLSLWSLTSLVVGSMIGAGIFSLPATFGRATGGFGAIIAWIIAGGGMLTLAFVFQTLAQRKPDLDSGVYIYAKTGFGDYAGFASAIGFWSGACIGSVSYFVLIKSTLGAFFPLFGDGNTLSAVLIASLILWSFHFMVLRGIKEAAAINTIATFAKVIPIFIFVIVLAFAFHTDTFALNFWGTQPLGAIGDLSHLDDYGYTGHAALEIGAGSESLFSQVRSTMLVTVFVFVGIEGASVYSRYAKERKHVGIATVLGFIGVLCLLVLVTMLSYGVLLRPDLAALRQPSMAGVLEHIVGRWGAIFISIGLIISVMGAYLSWTLLAAEALYSAAKSDIMPKVFATENKRGVPSAAVWMSNIFIQLFLIVTLFTEYAFQLALELTSSLVLIPYLLVAAYGLKLAWTRETYPPGSVDHRKEFVFALIATLYAILMVYAGGLKYILLSSVIYGPGTLLFIIAKREQNKSIFTSVEKCLFAVAIFAAIVALYSLATGLISV; encoded by the coding sequence ATGGCAGCCTCATCAAATAAAAAACTGTCACTGTGGTCATTAACTTCACTGGTTGTCGGTTCAATGATCGGCGCTGGGATTTTCTCTTTACCTGCCACATTTGGTCGTGCCACGGGGGGCTTCGGTGCCATTATCGCCTGGATTATTGCGGGTGGGGGGATGTTGACGCTGGCTTTTGTTTTTCAAACATTAGCGCAGCGAAAACCGGATTTAGATTCTGGTGTTTATATTTATGCGAAAACCGGATTTGGCGATTATGCGGGTTTTGCTTCCGCTATCGGTTTCTGGTCTGGGGCTTGTATCGGCAGTGTGTCCTATTTTGTTTTGATTAAATCTACATTGGGCGCTTTTTTCCCGTTATTTGGTGATGGCAATACACTTTCCGCAGTTTTAATTGCGTCATTAATCTTATGGAGTTTTCATTTTATGGTGTTACGTGGCATCAAAGAGGCCGCCGCGATTAATACCATTGCCACTTTTGCCAAGGTTATTCCAATATTTATTTTTGTCATCGTGCTGGCATTTGCATTTCATACTGACACCTTCGCATTAAACTTCTGGGGGACTCAGCCTCTGGGGGCCATTGGGGATCTCTCCCATCTTGATGATTATGGCTATACGGGTCATGCTGCATTAGAAATAGGTGCCGGCTCTGAGTCTCTATTTTCTCAAGTGCGTAGTACCATGTTGGTCACGGTATTTGTTTTTGTTGGTATCGAAGGGGCCAGTGTCTATTCCCGCTATGCTAAAGAGAGAAAGCATGTGGGTATTGCGACGGTATTAGGTTTTATTGGCGTGTTATGCCTGCTGGTTTTGGTCACCATGCTCTCTTATGGTGTACTGCTTCGTCCAGATCTCGCGGCCTTACGTCAACCTTCAATGGCAGGGGTGTTAGAGCATATTGTTGGTCGCTGGGGTGCTATATTTATCAGTATTGGCTTAATTATTTCAGTTATGGGTGCCTATCTCTCATGGACGCTCTTGGCGGCTGAAGCACTCTATTCTGCTGCTAAAAGTGACATCATGCCGAAGGTATTTGCCACTGAAAATAAGCGAGGTGTCCCCTCAGCTGCGGTTTGGATGTCGAATATTTTTATCCAATTATTCTTAATAGTTACGCTTTTTACTGAATATGCTTTCCAACTCGCGCTGGAGTTAACCAGCTCACTGGTTCTGATCCCCTATCTGTTGGTGGCAGCCTATGGGTTGAAATTAGCCTGGACGCGAGAAACTTACCCGCCAGGCTCAGTTGATCATAGGAAAGAGTTTGTTTTTGCATTGATTGCCACACTGTATGCCATATTGATGGTTTATGCAGGAGGCTTGAAATATATCTTATTATCATCAGTGATATACGGCCCCGGCACACTGTTGTTTATTATCGCTAAGCGTGAGCAGAATAAATCAATATTTACCTCGGTTGAGAAATGCCTTTTTGCAGTCGCTATTTTCGCGGCCATTGTGGCGCTATATAGCCTCGCAACCGGTTTAATTTCGGTGTAA
- a CDS encoding helix-turn-helix domain-containing protein, whose protein sequence is MSQENHLALVCALSKWVETHLGRVIYLEELAVYSGYSLWHMQKIFKEVTGISLGKYIRERRLAGAVYQLRSSDSTIFDIALDFGFGSQSHFTYMFRKRYGITPYDFRQNTSIDLNIALPLHAIHQKLA, encoded by the coding sequence ATGTCACAAGAAAATCATCTCGCGTTAGTCTGCGCCCTCAGTAAATGGGTCGAAACCCATCTGGGGCGAGTCATCTACCTCGAAGAGTTAGCCGTATACTCAGGCTACTCACTTTGGCATATGCAGAAAATCTTTAAAGAAGTGACAGGTATATCGTTAGGTAAATACATCAGGGAAAGGCGCTTGGCGGGTGCAGTTTATCAACTCAGAAGCAGTGATAGCACGATTTTTGATATTGCGTTGGACTTTGGCTTTGGCTCACAATCACACTTTACTTACATGTTCAGAAAACGTTACGGCATAACCCCCTATGATTTCAGGCAAAATACGAGTATTGACCTTAATATCGCATTGCCTTTGCATGCCATTCACCAGAAACTGGCATAA
- a CDS encoding DUF2766 family protein, whose amino-acid sequence MSDMFTNDQELVSDLVACQLVIKQILDVIDIIAPTEVRDKMSHQLKAIDFSTHPAGADPVTKRAIEKAIALIDMKFTQK is encoded by the coding sequence ATGTCTGACATGTTCACTAATGACCAAGAGTTGGTCTCTGATTTGGTTGCTTGCCAACTGGTGATTAAGCAAATTCTTGATGTGATTGATATTATCGCGCCAACAGAGGTGCGGGATAAGATGTCTCACCAGCTCAAAGCGATTGATTTCTCGACACATCCAGCAGGTGCTGACCCAGTGACTAAACGCGCCATTGAGAAAGCCATTGCATTGATTGATATGAAATTCACACAAAAATAA
- a CDS encoding YobH family protein, with amino-acid sequence MSLFRLFLVAAIIYLGLLFSGYGVLIGSEKNAAGLGLQCQYLTARNIVTAQFINGENGIIGVTNCPLVKKIGNNVFE; translated from the coding sequence ATGAGCTTATTCAGATTATTCTTGGTGGCAGCAATCATATATCTTGGCCTACTGTTTTCAGGTTATGGCGTCCTTATTGGCAGTGAGAAGAACGCGGCAGGCTTGGGCTTACAGTGTCAGTACCTAACAGCCAGAAATATCGTAACCGCTCAATTTATAAACGGCGAAAATGGCATCATCGGCGTGACTAACTGCCCATTAGTGAAAAAGATAGGCAACAACGTATTTGAATAA
- a CDS encoding PhoP/PhoQ regulator MgrB: MNIKKLVAAVGIIAVCCLFYLLALDSYCDQGGTFSTGICTITSIIPW, from the coding sequence TTGAACATAAAGAAACTTGTCGCAGCGGTAGGGATCATTGCCGTTTGTTGCTTGTTTTATCTATTAGCCCTTGATAGTTATTGCGACCAAGGGGGAACTTTCTCAACGGGTATCTGTACTATTACTTCGATTATTCCATGGTAA
- a CDS encoding YebO family protein produces the protein MLESNMGGLSVVPIALSLFTVIFFLIVWFFLSRASVRANEQIRLLQEMAEQQKQQTELLKALLANATGVNDGQNESDIVSPLDFKGFIPER, from the coding sequence ATGTTAGAGTCAAATATGGGCGGACTGAGTGTCGTCCCCATCGCGTTATCACTGTTTACTGTCATTTTCTTCTTGATAGTCTGGTTCTTTTTGAGCCGAGCCAGTGTACGGGCCAACGAACAAATCCGTTTACTACAAGAGATGGCCGAACAGCAAAAACAGCAAACAGAGTTGTTGAAAGCACTATTAGCAAACGCCACTGGTGTCAATGATGGGCAAAACGAGAGTGATATCGTCTCTCCTCTCGATTTTAAAGGTTTTATTCCTGAGAGATAA
- a CDS encoding phage protein NinX family protein → MIKWVEESDSEVNRSIALLTGEDPDKWYPYSGVKGKDYCKNPSDAWPIIYANKIGLYSPEINDDNQWNARITNPQGEWQAYSQSPLRAAMICYLLSQQA, encoded by the coding sequence ATGATTAAATGGGTTGAAGAGAGTGACAGTGAAGTGAACAGAAGCATCGCGCTACTGACCGGCGAAGATCCAGATAAATGGTATCCCTACAGCGGTGTTAAAGGTAAGGATTACTGCAAGAACCCTTCTGATGCATGGCCTATCATCTATGCCAATAAAATTGGCCTCTACTCGCCAGAAATTAATGATGATAACCAGTGGAATGCCCGAATAACTAACCCTCAGGGAGAGTGGCAGGCTTACAGCCAAAGCCCGCTGCGCGCGGCAATGATCTGCTATTTGCTGAGTCAGCAAGCTTAA
- a CDS encoding DUF4060 family protein, translated as MKRIIKGDSNLSHLVIAHAAIDHHQKSYGERRQGWPSTYLIRYKNNRVAVEVVTRRQSYVATLMIGARNLSKLCGMSALQL; from the coding sequence ATGAAACGCATTATTAAAGGGGATTCAAATCTATCACATCTGGTTATTGCTCATGCTGCAATTGACCACCATCAAAAATCCTACGGTGAGCGGCGTCAGGGCTGGCCTTCAACTTATCTTATCCGCTATAAGAATAACCGCGTTGCAGTTGAAGTAGTCACCCGGCGTCAATCTTATGTAGCCACATTAATGATTGGTGCCCGCAATCTGAGTAAGTTGTGTGGTATGTCAGCGTTGCAGTTGTGA
- a CDS encoding amino acid permease, translating into MEQQLQDSTLKRGLKNRHIQLIALGGAIGTGLFLGIAQTIKMAGPSVILGYAIGGFIAFLIMRQLGEMVVEEPVAGSFSHFAYKYWGDFAGFLSGWNYWAMFILVGMAELTAVGIYIQYWWPEIPTWVSAAVFFVLINAINLVNVRLYGETEFWFAIIKVVAIIGMIVFGAYLLASGTGGPDASVTNLWAQGGFMPHGISGLVMAMAVIMFSFGGLEMVGITAAEAEDPQHSIPKATNQVVYRILIFYIGSLAVLLSLYPWGKVVEGGSPFVMIFHALDSQLVATILNVVVLTAALSVYNSGVYCNSRMLFGLASQGNAPKLLTKVNKRGVPILSIALSALATSAGVVINYVMPGKAFELLMALVVSTLVINWVMICLAHLKFRAAKVQEGIEPRFKALWYPYGNYLCLVFLSLILVIMYFTDGIRISVLMMPAWIALLWCGFILTRRKHKRCQIKTKDSNIA; encoded by the coding sequence ATGGAACAGCAGTTGCAGGATTCAACACTAAAGCGCGGTTTAAAAAATCGACACATTCAACTGATTGCGCTGGGTGGCGCAATTGGTACTGGGCTGTTTCTGGGTATTGCTCAGACCATAAAAATGGCCGGGCCTTCGGTAATATTAGGCTATGCCATTGGCGGTTTTATTGCCTTTCTAATCATGCGCCAACTTGGCGAGATGGTGGTTGAGGAGCCGGTTGCGGGTTCATTTAGTCACTTTGCCTATAAATATTGGGGTGATTTCGCGGGATTCTTATCTGGCTGGAACTACTGGGCGATGTTTATTCTCGTCGGTATGGCGGAGTTGACCGCAGTTGGCATCTATATTCAATATTGGTGGCCGGAAATCCCGACATGGGTTTCTGCCGCCGTATTTTTTGTCCTGATCAATGCTATCAACTTAGTCAATGTTCGTCTGTATGGTGAAACTGAATTTTGGTTCGCTATCATCAAGGTTGTTGCCATTATCGGCATGATTGTGTTTGGGGCCTATCTCTTGGCTTCGGGAACCGGTGGCCCGGACGCCTCAGTGACTAACCTCTGGGCGCAGGGCGGTTTTATGCCCCATGGTATCAGCGGGTTAGTGATGGCGATGGCCGTGATTATGTTCTCTTTCGGTGGCTTGGAGATGGTGGGCATCACTGCCGCAGAAGCAGAAGATCCGCAACACAGCATTCCTAAAGCAACCAACCAAGTTGTCTACCGTATCCTTATTTTCTATATCGGCTCACTGGCTGTTCTGCTCTCTCTTTACCCTTGGGGTAAGGTTGTGGAGGGAGGGAGTCCCTTTGTGATGATTTTCCATGCGCTGGACAGCCAACTGGTCGCGACCATCCTAAATGTCGTGGTCTTGACGGCGGCTTTATCGGTATATAATAGTGGTGTCTACTGCAACAGCCGAATGCTGTTTGGTTTGGCCTCTCAGGGGAATGCCCCCAAGTTGCTGACCAAAGTGAATAAGCGAGGTGTCCCTATTTTATCAATCGCGCTCTCGGCGTTGGCGACCTCGGCGGGTGTGGTGATTAACTATGTTATGCCCGGCAAAGCCTTTGAGTTGCTGATGGCGCTGGTGGTATCAACACTGGTGATTAACTGGGTCATGATTTGTTTGGCCCACTTAAAGTTCCGTGCCGCTAAAGTGCAAGAGGGCATCGAGCCGCGTTTTAAGGCGTTATGGTATCCCTACGGTAATTACTTGTGTCTGGTGTTTTTATCACTGATTCTGGTCATTATGTACTTCACTGATGGCATTCGAATTTCGGTCTTGATGATGCCTGCATGGATCGCGCTGCTGTGGTGTGGCTTCATTCTGACTCGTCGTAAACATAAGCGTTGCCAGATAAAAACTAAAGACTCAAACATAGCTTAA
- the pagP gene encoding lipid IV(A) palmitoyltransferase PagP codes for MNYKHIISTCFLSCLWWGHVSTVLAEEINSQAQTAIDMKVKPQMNNNNLWQRLVNNITLAWDSPEQELYIPLNTWHNRRTYDADKIASYNERPWGIGYGKYRYDEDNNWHSVYAMVFMDSHNEVEPIVGYGYQKMWIPGKMDGWRFGAGFTASITARHEYLYIPIPLPLPLLSIEYNKFSLQTTYIPGTYNNGNVLFTWMRWQF; via the coding sequence ATGAATTACAAGCACATTATCAGCACCTGCTTTCTGAGTTGTTTGTGGTGGGGTCATGTTTCAACTGTTCTGGCGGAAGAGATCAACTCGCAAGCTCAGACGGCTATAGATATGAAAGTTAAACCACAGATGAATAATAACAACCTGTGGCAGCGACTGGTAAATAACATCACGCTGGCTTGGGACTCTCCCGAGCAAGAGCTGTATATCCCGCTCAATACGTGGCATAACCGCAGGACTTACGATGCTGACAAGATAGCGTCATACAATGAACGTCCATGGGGTATCGGCTATGGTAAATACCGCTATGATGAAGATAACAACTGGCATTCGGTGTATGCGATGGTGTTTATGGATTCGCATAATGAAGTTGAACCCATTGTAGGTTACGGCTATCAAAAAATGTGGATACCAGGAAAGATGGATGGCTGGCGTTTCGGGGCGGGCTTTACTGCGAGTATTACCGCTCGTCATGAATATCTTTACATTCCTATACCCTTACCCCTGCCACTTCTCTCTATTGAATATAATAAGTTTTCTCTACAAACCACCTATATTCCCGGCACTTATAATAATGGGAATGTGTTGTTTACTTGGATGCGCTGGCAATTCTAA
- a CDS encoding DUF2627 domain-containing protein: MCGIFSKEVLSKDVSVEYRFSADPYLSASSSNDSSLSM; encoded by the coding sequence ATGTGTGGCATTTTCAGTAAAGAAGTTCTGAGTAAAGACGTTAGCGTTGAATACCGCTTCTCTGCCGATCCTTATCTTAGTGCCTCAAGCAGTAACGACTCTAGTTTGTCTATGTAA
- the cspE gene encoding transcription antiterminator/RNA stability regulator CspE yields MAKIKGQVKWFNESKGFGFITPADGSKDVFVHFSAIQGNGFKTLAEGQNVEFEIQDGQKGPSAVNVTAI; encoded by the coding sequence ATGGCAAAGATCAAAGGTCAAGTTAAGTGGTTCAACGAGTCTAAAGGTTTCGGTTTCATCACTCCAGCTGACGGCAGCAAAGATGTGTTCGTACACTTCTCTGCAATCCAAGGTAATGGTTTCAAAACCTTGGCTGAAGGCCAGAACGTAGAGTTCGAAATCCAAGACGGTCAGAAAGGTCCGTCTGCAGTTAACGTTACTGCAATCTAA